In one window of Candidatus Omnitrophota bacterium DNA:
- a CDS encoding radical SAM protein, which yields MKIDQKYRIGILNGSKSCEPSGFLFNRAVHFLKMNGYSVDFRYPLGCPVILVNTCCVTKAKMLEAQQLIDTALQKKDIEKVVIFGCYAMAFQSKGAGPEPKMVFVGPRELKSLEKFFAFEHPVDSIKNDSVDPRIFVPYQTKITDGEHFVLICQGCKYSCSYCNIKKAKGDVVSRSHDEILRDIQQASEQGRDEIVLLADDCGSYGADIGSDLVELIQKICLRHDDIKLKISNFFPGDFIRLYPRLHCFISKGNISYINVPIQSGSRRILGLMGRKYEVDDVKKIVKEIKSLNPAVWLYTHLLINFPTETMKDYLESLEAAVLFDEFMIITYSDNPLTRASKIGPKVDAREQEKRLGIANRVVSLKKRGIVVENMDVDHYA from the coding sequence ATGAAAATAGACCAAAAATATAGAATTGGCATATTAAACGGCAGTAAAAGTTGTGAACCCAGCGGGTTTTTATTTAACAGGGCCGTGCATTTCCTGAAGATGAATGGGTACAGCGTTGATTTTAGATACCCCTTGGGTTGTCCCGTTATCTTAGTCAATACCTGTTGCGTGACGAAGGCTAAAATGCTTGAAGCCCAACAGCTGATTGACACGGCTTTGCAGAAGAAAGACATCGAGAAGGTTGTCATCTTTGGCTGTTATGCGATGGCTTTTCAATCAAAAGGCGCAGGCCCTGAACCCAAAATGGTTTTTGTCGGCCCAAGAGAATTAAAATCCCTTGAGAAATTTTTTGCGTTTGAACATCCGGTGGATTCCATCAAGAATGATTCTGTGGACCCGAGAATATTCGTCCCGTATCAAACAAAGATTACGGATGGAGAGCATTTTGTCCTCATTTGCCAGGGATGCAAGTACAGCTGCAGTTACTGCAATATCAAGAAAGCCAAGGGCGATGTTGTCAGCCGGAGCCATGATGAGATCCTCCGCGATATCCAGCAGGCCTCCGAGCAAGGAAGGGATGAGATTGTCCTGCTGGCGGATGATTGCGGAAGTTACGGGGCTGATATCGGCAGCGATTTGGTTGAATTGATACAAAAGATCTGCCTTAGACACGATGACATTAAGCTTAAAATCAGCAATTTTTTCCCGGGTGATTTTATCCGTTTATACCCGAGGCTCCATTGTTTTATCTCTAAAGGGAATATCAGCTATATCAATGTCCCCATACAATCCGGGTCTCGACGGATTCTGGGCCTCATGGGCAGGAAGTATGAGGTCGATGATGTTAAGAAAATAGTCAAAGAAATCAAGAGTCTCAACCCCGCCGTTTGGCTATACACGCATCTGCTGATAAACTTTCCCACAGAAACAATGAAGGATTATTTGGAGTCATTGGAAGCCGCTGTCTTATTTGATGAATTTATGATTATAACGTATTCTGACAACCCGTTGACCCGGGCCAGCAAAATAGGGCCCAAGGTTGATGCGCGGGAGCAGGAAAAAAGGCTGGGAATTGCCAACAGGGTTGTTTCGTTAAAAAAACGGGGAATCGTTGTGGAAAACATGGATGTCGACCATTATGCATAA
- a CDS encoding DUF1016 N-terminal domain-containing protein, whose translation MPPQIVPTGYGKLLAAIRTEMAAGIEKAERLLEQQKIRTYWSIGRLIHSYLDENARPRGAVGAFYQKLSRDLDINSRTLQHCEQFFRYFPKLNNTAGLSWSHYRYLLAVPEEKDRLTWISRIRKGSINANELRLSLSESLRDEPESGAALREPVRGKLYTYKLARAGDFEGVEVPWFVDCGFSSRIEAPPADAELDIKRVYVSQKTKDGYRLKVTDTPVDRLYTFKAGVLRVIDGDTLLAAIDQGFGIWTQQRLRLSGIDAPEIDTLRGQKARQYVTQELSGVKFLIIKTYKSDKYDRYLADVFYQPNEPDPHAVAARGRWLNSDLVSRGLAGIWDGGG comes from the coding sequence GGCCGCCGGCATCGAGAAGGCGGAGCGCCTGCTGGAACAGCAGAAGATCCGCACGTATTGGTCCATCGGGCGGCTGATTCATTCTTACCTCGACGAAAACGCCCGGCCCCGCGGCGCCGTCGGCGCCTTCTACCAGAAACTCTCCCGCGATCTGGACATCAACAGCCGCACCCTCCAGCATTGTGAACAATTCTTCCGGTATTTCCCAAAACTGAACAACACCGCCGGCTTGAGCTGGTCGCATTACCGGTATCTCCTGGCCGTGCCGGAGGAGAAGGACCGGCTAACGTGGATCTCCCGCATCCGCAAGGGGAGCATCAACGCCAATGAGCTGCGGCTATCGCTTTCGGAATCCCTGCGGGACGAACCGGAAAGCGGGGCGGCCTTGCGCGAACCGGTCCGGGGGAAGCTGTACACTTATAAACTGGCCCGGGCCGGGGATTTTGAGGGAGTGGAGGTGCCGTGGTTTGTGGACTGTGGATTTTCCAGCCGGATCGAAGCCCCGCCCGCTGACGCGGAGCTGGACATCAAGCGGGTGTACGTTTCGCAGAAAACAAAGGACGGTTACCGGCTGAAGGTCACGGACACGCCTGTGGACCGGCTCTACACGTTCAAGGCCGGCGTCCTGCGCGTCATTGACGGCGACACCCTGCTGGCCGCGATCGACCAGGGCTTCGGCATCTGGACCCAACAGCGCCTGCGGCTGTCCGGTATTGACGCGCCCGAGATCGACACCCTGCGGGGACAAAAAGCCAGGCAATATGTCACGCAGGAGCTGTCGGGAGTGAAGTTCCTTATCATCAAGACCTACAAGAGCGACAAATACGACCGCTACCTGGCCGACGTCTTTTACCAGCCCAATGAACCCGATCCCCACGCCGTGGCCGCCCGCGGCCGCTGGCTCAACTCCGACCTGGTCTCCCGGGGACTGGCCGGGATATGGGACGGGGGAGGTTAA